In Helianthus annuus cultivar XRQ/B chromosome 9, HanXRQr2.0-SUNRISE, whole genome shotgun sequence, the following are encoded in one genomic region:
- the LOC110877030 gene encoding alpha/beta hydrolase domain-containing protein WAV2 isoform X3, protein MVSYMNLVIYGIGGIVVAGMALLVAFQEKLVYVPVLPGLTKSYPITPARLRLLFEDVWLTSSDGVRLHSWLIKFSPDCRGPTILFFQENAGNIAHRLEMVRIMLQKLHCNVFMLSYRGYGASDGYPSQQGITMDAQAALDHLSQRTDIDTSQIVVFGRSLGGAVGAVVSKNNPDKVAALILENTFTSILDMAGVLLPFLKWFIGGSTSKGLKVLNFVVRSPWSTIDEIGQVKQPILFLSGLRDEMVPPFHMEMLYAKAAAHNKKCVFVDFPTGMHMDTWLAGGEHYWNTVRTFIQQNVLEKGDESQNKENEMKSSL, encoded by the exons atggtgtcgtacatgaacttggtgatctACGGCATCGGCGGAATAGTGGTGGCCGGAATGGCGTTGCTGGTGGCGTTTCAGGAGAAGCTTGTTTACGTCCCCGTCTTACCCGGTCTCACCAAGTCCTATCCCATCACTCCCGCTCGTCTCCGCCTCCTTTTCGAGGACGTCTGGCTCACTTCCTCCGACGGCGTCCGCCTCCACTCCTGGCTCATCAAGTTCTCTCCCGATTGCAGAG gcCCAACTATTCTGTTTTTCCAAGAAAATGCTGGAA ATATTGCACATCGTCTTGAGATGGTGCGCATTATGTTACAAAAGTTGCATTGCAATGTTTTCATGCTTTCTTACAGAGG CTATGGTGCTAGTGATGGTTATCCTTCTCAACAAGGAATCACTATGGACGCGCAG GCTGCACTAGACCATCTCAGTCAGAGAACGGATATAGACACTTCTCAGATAGTAGTATTTGGAAGGTCTCTTGGTGGGGCCGTTGGTGCTGTTGTTTCTAAAAATAATCCAGATAAG GTGGCTGCATTAATATTGGAGAACACTTTTACTTCAATTCTAGACATGGCTGGAGTTTTATTACCGTTTTTAAAGTGGTTTATTGGAGGAAGCACTTCTAAAGGCCTTAAAGTTCTTAATTTTGTTGTTCGTTCTCCTTGGAGCACGATTGATGAGATCGGACAG GTTAAACAGCCAATTCTTTTCCTTTCTGGATTAAGAGACGAAATGGTTCCTCCATTTCACATGGAGATGTTATATGCAAAAGCAGCTGCACATaacaaaaaatgtgtttttgttGATTTCCCAACTGGCATGCATATGGACACGTGGCTGGCTGGCGGTGAACATTATTGGAACACCGTTAGGACATTTATACAGCAAAATGTCTTGGAAAAAGGTGACGAATCGCAGAACAAAGAAAACG AGATGAAAAGCTCGTTGTGA
- the LOC110877030 gene encoding alpha/beta hydrolase domain-containing protein WAV2 isoform X1, which translates to MVSYMNLVIYGIGGIVVAGMALLVAFQEKLVYVPVLPGLTKSYPITPARLRLLFEDVWLTSSDGVRLHSWLIKFSPDCRGPTILFFQENAGNIAHRLEMVRIMLQKLHCNVFMLSYRGYGASDGYPSQQGITMDAQAALDHLSQRTDIDTSQIVVFGRSLGGAVGAVVSKNNPDKVAALILENTFTSILDMAGVLLPFLKWFIGGSTSKGLKVLNFVVRSPWSTIDEIGQVKQPILFLSGLRDEMVPPFHMEMLYAKAAAHNKKCVFVDFPTGMHMDTWLAGGEHYWNTVRTFIQQNVLEKGDESQNKENDSESSDCVR; encoded by the exons atggtgtcgtacatgaacttggtgatctACGGCATCGGCGGAATAGTGGTGGCCGGAATGGCGTTGCTGGTGGCGTTTCAGGAGAAGCTTGTTTACGTCCCCGTCTTACCCGGTCTCACCAAGTCCTATCCCATCACTCCCGCTCGTCTCCGCCTCCTTTTCGAGGACGTCTGGCTCACTTCCTCCGACGGCGTCCGCCTCCACTCCTGGCTCATCAAGTTCTCTCCCGATTGCAGAG gcCCAACTATTCTGTTTTTCCAAGAAAATGCTGGAA ATATTGCACATCGTCTTGAGATGGTGCGCATTATGTTACAAAAGTTGCATTGCAATGTTTTCATGCTTTCTTACAGAGG CTATGGTGCTAGTGATGGTTATCCTTCTCAACAAGGAATCACTATGGACGCGCAG GCTGCACTAGACCATCTCAGTCAGAGAACGGATATAGACACTTCTCAGATAGTAGTATTTGGAAGGTCTCTTGGTGGGGCCGTTGGTGCTGTTGTTTCTAAAAATAATCCAGATAAG GTGGCTGCATTAATATTGGAGAACACTTTTACTTCAATTCTAGACATGGCTGGAGTTTTATTACCGTTTTTAAAGTGGTTTATTGGAGGAAGCACTTCTAAAGGCCTTAAAGTTCTTAATTTTGTTGTTCGTTCTCCTTGGAGCACGATTGATGAGATCGGACAG GTTAAACAGCCAATTCTTTTCCTTTCTGGATTAAGAGACGAAATGGTTCCTCCATTTCACATGGAGATGTTATATGCAAAAGCAGCTGCACATaacaaaaaatgtgtttttgttGATTTCCCAACTGGCATGCATATGGACACGTGGCTGGCTGGCGGTGAACATTATTGGAACACCGTTAGGACATTTATACAGCAAAATGTCTTGGAAAAAGGTGACGAATCGCAGAACAAAGAAAACG ATTCTGAATCCAGTGATTGTGTGAGATAA
- the LOC110874039 gene encoding PHD finger protein ALFIN-LIKE 5 has product MQENDWLSLVAVHSDAWLLSVAFYFGARFRFDKADRKRLFNMINELPTIFEVVSGNARRQTKERSSVTNHSNNKSKSTHGEIHDDEEHGDTLCGENYASDEFWICCDMCERWFHGACVKITPAKAQHIKHYKCPACTAKRPRP; this is encoded by the exons ATGCAAGAAAACGATTGGTTGTCTCTCGTTGCCGTCCACAGTGACGCATGGCTACTTTCTGTCGCTTTTTATTTCGGTGCCAGATTCCGTTTCGATAAAGCAGACAG GAAACGTCTTTTTAATATGATAAATGAACTCCCGACAATCTTCGAGGTTGTGAGTGGAAACGCCAGGAGACAGACCAAGGAAAGGTCATCTGTAACAAACCATAGCAACAACAAATCCAAATCAACCCATGGTGAAATTCATGACGATGAAGAGCATGGCGATACGTTGTGTGGGGAAAACTATGCTTCCGATGAATTTTGGATATGCTGTGACATGTGCGAAAGATGGTTTCATGGAGCATGTGTAAAGATTACGCCTGCGAAAGCCCAACATATCAAACACTATAAATGTCCTGCTTGTACCGCCAAAAGGCCACGACCTTGA
- the LOC110877030 gene encoding alpha/beta hydrolase domain-containing protein WAV2 isoform X4 — translation MFSTKMNFNHLIKLFSSLKSVIESINFFFAGPTILFFQENAGNIAHRLEMVRIMLQKLHCNVFMLSYRGYGASDGYPSQQGITMDAQAALDHLSQRTDIDTSQIVVFGRSLGGAVGAVVSKNNPDKVAALILENTFTSILDMAGVLLPFLKWFIGGSTSKGLKVLNFVVRSPWSTIDEIGQVKQPILFLSGLRDEMVPPFHMEMLYAKAAAHNKKCVFVDFPTGMHMDTWLAGGEHYWNTVRTFIQQNVLEKGDESQNKENDSESSDCVR, via the exons ATGTTTTCAACTAAAATGAATTTTAATCATTTAATTAAGCTTTTTTCCAGTCTCAAATCTGTGATTGAaagtattaattttttttttgcaggcCCAACTATTCTGTTTTTCCAAGAAAATGCTGGAA ATATTGCACATCGTCTTGAGATGGTGCGCATTATGTTACAAAAGTTGCATTGCAATGTTTTCATGCTTTCTTACAGAGG CTATGGTGCTAGTGATGGTTATCCTTCTCAACAAGGAATCACTATGGACGCGCAG GCTGCACTAGACCATCTCAGTCAGAGAACGGATATAGACACTTCTCAGATAGTAGTATTTGGAAGGTCTCTTGGTGGGGCCGTTGGTGCTGTTGTTTCTAAAAATAATCCAGATAAG GTGGCTGCATTAATATTGGAGAACACTTTTACTTCAATTCTAGACATGGCTGGAGTTTTATTACCGTTTTTAAAGTGGTTTATTGGAGGAAGCACTTCTAAAGGCCTTAAAGTTCTTAATTTTGTTGTTCGTTCTCCTTGGAGCACGATTGATGAGATCGGACAG GTTAAACAGCCAATTCTTTTCCTTTCTGGATTAAGAGACGAAATGGTTCCTCCATTTCACATGGAGATGTTATATGCAAAAGCAGCTGCACATaacaaaaaatgtgtttttgttGATTTCCCAACTGGCATGCATATGGACACGTGGCTGGCTGGCGGTGAACATTATTGGAACACCGTTAGGACATTTATACAGCAAAATGTCTTGGAAAAAGGTGACGAATCGCAGAACAAAGAAAACG ATTCTGAATCCAGTGATTGTGTGAGATAA
- the LOC110877029 gene encoding protein PLASTID MOVEMENT IMPAIRED 1-RELATED 1 has product MSRNVLNKKTGDTSTNSNDLLLNDINILSKALYHHHHDHKPNPRTRSKLPQTNSNSKDDRRFLKDNKSSLWGWNTFKSFNHIRNKRFNCCFSLQVHSIEQLPPSFENLALCVKWKRRDGEFTTRPAKVSQGVAQFEELLLTNTCSVYGSRSGPHHSAKYEAKHFLLYASLVVDPELDLGKHRVDLTRLLPLTLEELESEKSSGKWTTSYRLSGKAKGASMNVSFGYSVVGSGDGVVKSPVKTSGQSQSQIKRGESLPANSRSVENVRDLHEILPVSKSGLSESVSVLYKKLEEEEEKSIISVDYETQQPKPSNQDLNSTDHDDSNIIRTFSVMEQGIEYPTNENVKQEKKAFDGSESSTFERDLDVDSLPVKEFESQNEEFGDKELLLQELELALNNAVDLKEESDSQEENENINKSGFRYEEKVKVGYNEKGKSLELDYATEAVAEDFLDILGIDHSPVSLTSESEPNSPRERLLRQFEKDSMANGSSLFNFDIDDDDGDVDVDILTPTPEEPLNKTKASVLEDMETEALMREWGLNKNVFQGSPSSTTPSGSSGPVDPSLPPLGEGLGSFVQTGNGGFLRSMNPEIFKNAKSGGNLIMQVSSPVVVPAEMGSGIMDVLQCLASVGIEKLSMQANKLMPLEDISGKTMQQIVWESTPSLEAPHGQHSLHEEPVVEHVSTSHGSKRYEADGADQEYVSLEDLAPLAMNKIEALSIEGLRIQSGMSDKEAPSNISPQSIGEISALEGKRVNFDGSLGLEGTGGLQLLDVKNNRDGNSNGNSDDIDGIMGLSVTLDEWMRLDSGEIDDGDEISERTSRILAAHHASDLMRARRGKGSRKGGLLGNNFTVALMVQLRDPLRNFEPVGTPMLALVQVERVFIPPKPKIYTSVYSLYNKPEEDEVDEVKVEEKKVSVEEKKARVEVEESELVPKFKITEVHVAGVKTEPERAPNKKGIWGSNAKQQQSGSRWLVANGMGKKNTKHPLMKSKVDGKSSGSLWSISSKGKGKGKGKVEPPVRNPNVIIPNETVKLLSGTGFI; this is encoded by the exons ATGTCCAGAAACGTGCTCAACAAGAAAACTGGTGACACTTCTACAAATAGCAATGACTTATTATTAAACGATATTAACATCCTCAGTAAAGCcttgtatcatcatcatcatgatcaTAAACCAAACCCTAGAACCAGATCAAAACTGCCTCAAACAAACTCAAACTCCAAAGATGACCGACGATTTCTCAAAGACAACAAGTCATCACTTTGGGGCTGGAACACATTCAAATCCTTTAACCATATCCGTAACAAGCGATTCAACTGCTGTTTTTCACTTCAAGTTCATTCAATCGAACAACTTCCTCCGAGTTTCGAGAATCTCGCACTCTGCGTCAAGTGGAAGAGGCGAGACGGTGAGTTCACCACTCGACCCGCCAAGGTTTCGCAAGGTGTAGCTCAGTTTGAGGAGCTGCTTTTGACCAACACTTGCTCCGTTTACGGTAGCAGGAGTGGGCCCCATCACTCTGCTAAGTATGAAGCCAAACACTTTTTACTCTACGCCTCGTTGGTTGTTGACCCGGAGCTTGACTTAGGGAAACACAGGGTTGACCTTACTAGATTGCTCCCGCTTACGTTGGAGGAGTTAGAGAGCGAAAAAAGCTCCGGAAAGTGGACTACTAGTTATAGGTTGTCGGGAAAGGCGAAAGGTGCGAGTATGAATGTTAGTTTTGGGTATTCGGTAGTCGGGAGTGGTGACGGTGTGGTCAAATCTCCTGTAAAGACGtctggtcaaagtcaaagtcaaattaAGCGAGGTGAAAGTCTTCCTGCTAATTCTCGGTCTGTAGAAAATGTAAGGGATCTTCATGAGATTTTGCCAGTGTCGAAGTCGGGACTTTCTGAATCAGTTAGTGTGTTGTATAAGAAACTcgaagaagaagaggaaaagTCAATCATCTCTGTTGACTATGAAACACAACAACCCAAACCCTCAAATCAAGATTTAAACTCTACCGATCATGATGATAGTAATATAATCAGAACGTTTTCTGTCATGGAGCAGGGAATCGAGTATCCCACAAACGAAAAtgtaaaacaagaaaaaaaagcGTTTGATGGTTCAGAAAGTTCAACCTTTGAGCGGGATCTGGACGTTGATTCTTTGCCGGTCAAAGAATTCGAAAGTCAAAACGAAGAATTTGGTGACAAAGAATTACTGTTGCAAGAATTGGAGTTGGCGTTGAATAATGCGGTGGACTTGAAAGAAGAATCGGATTCACAAGAAGAAAACGAAAATATAAACAAATCAGGTTTCCGATATGAAGAAAAGGTTAAAGTCGGTTATAACGAGAAAGGGAAATCACTCGAGTTGGATTACGCTACCGAGGCTGTTGCAGAAGATTTCTTAGACATTCTTGGGATAGACCACAGTCCCGTTAGTTTGACTTCTGAAAGCGAGCCAAACTCTCCACGTGAGCGGTTGCTACGACAATTCGAGAAGGATTCCATGGCTAACGGTTCTTCTTTATTCAACTTCGAtatcgatgatgatgatggtgatgttgACGTTGATATATTGACACCAACACCTGAAGAACCACTGAACAAAACAAAAGCATCGGTCTTGGAGGACATGGAGACCGAGGCTTTGATGCGTGAGTGGGGTCTTAACAAGAATGTTTTTCAGGGTTCACCATCAAGTACTACGCCAAGCGGGTCGAGTGGTCCAGTTGACCCGTCTCTTCCTCCACTTGGAGAAGGGCTAGGCTCGTTTGTCCAGACTGGTAATGGAGGGTTCTTACGGTCCATGAACCCCGAGATTTTCAAGAACGCTAAAAGTGGCGGGAACTTGATTATGCAGGTTTCTAGTCCGGTTGTTGTGCCTGCAGAAATGGGTTCTGGAATAATGGATGTATTACAGTGTTTGGCTTCGGTTGGTATCGAAAAGCTTTCGATGCAAGCGAATAAACTCATGCCGTTAGAAGATATATCCGGAAAAACCATGCAACAAATCGTTTGGGAATCCACTCCGTCTTTGGAGGCACCACACGG GCAACATTCATTGCATGAGGAGCCAGTGGTTGAACACGTTTCAACGAGTCACGGGTCGAAACGATATGAAGCGGATGGGGCAGATCAAGAGTATGTTTCACTTGAGGATCTTGCTCCGTTGGCGATGAACAAGATCGAAGCTTTATCAATCGAGGGTTTAAGAATACAGTCTGGCATGTCGGATAAGGAGGCACCGTCTAATATAAGCCCACAATCTATTGGTGAAATCTCGGCTCTTGAGGGCAAAAGAGTAAATTTTGATGGGTCTTTGGGTTTGGAAGGAACTGGAGGCTTGCAGTTGTTGGATGTTAAAAACAACCGTGACGGTAACAGTAACGGTAACAGTGATGATATTGATGGAATAATGGGTTTATCTGTTACGCTTGATGAATGGATGAGATTGGATTCTGGCGAAATTGACGATGGGGATGAAATCAGTGAAAGAACTTCGAGAATTCTCGCTGCTCATCATGCTAGCGATTTAATGCGCGCAAGAAGAGGTAAAGGTTCACGGAAAGGCGGTCTTTTAGGGAATAATTTTACTGTGGCGTTAATGGTTCAGCTTCGTGACCCGTTAAGAAACTTCGAGCCTGTTGGTACTCCAATGCTCGCTCTTGTTCAAGTCGAACGCGTTTTCATTCCACCAAAACCAAAAATCTACACCTCTGTTTATTCGTTATATAACAAACCCGAAGAAGATGAGGTCGATGAAGTAAAAGTCGAAGAAAAAAAAGTTTCCGTTGAAGAAAAGAAAGCTCGTGTTGAAGTTGAAGAAAGTGAGTTGGTTCCCAAGTTCAAGATCACGGAGGTACATGTTGCGGGTGTGAAAACCGAACCCGAACGCGCGCCAAATAAGAAGGGGATATGGGGTTCAAACGCGAAGCAGCAACAGTCGGGGTCGCGATGGTTGGTTGCAAATGGAATGGGGAAGAAGAACACAAAACATCCGCTAATGAAATCGAAAGTTGACGGTAAATCTAGTGGTAGTTTGTGGAGTATATCATCAAAGGGGAAGGGGAAGGGGAAAGGGAAGGTGGAGCCACCTGTAAGGAACCCGAATGTTATTATCCCGAATGAAACGGTTAAGTTACTTAGCGGTACAGGTTTTATATGA